One genomic segment of Mycolicibacterium chubuense NBB4 includes these proteins:
- a CDS encoding SMP-30/gluconolactonase/LRE family protein — translation MPKSKPPVDPVRWQAPPVDPLPRFPAAELTLIPVPGGEPEDVVVDADGNLWAGALDGGIVRMRPDGSAPEVVGNTGGRPLGLAFTRDGRLLICDSPRGLLAMDTASGRIETLVDTIDDRVLQFCSNATETADGAIYFTESTSAFTVADYLGAILEARGRGALHRLDTDGRVTTVLDGLYFANGLTPTADGAALVIAETQGRRLSKYWLTGPQAGTLTPLAGHLPAMPDNLSTGSDGRIWCAMVTPANPLADRLAAGPPLLRSLLWRLPPRLQPKPEAVVWVVGFDPDSGDAIAGVRTTHPSFSMVTGVVEAHGRLWLGSIGAPYLGAVDVAATAL, via the coding sequence GTGCCGAAGTCCAAGCCACCCGTCGATCCCGTCCGGTGGCAGGCGCCGCCGGTCGACCCGCTCCCCCGGTTCCCCGCCGCTGAGCTGACCCTCATCCCCGTGCCCGGCGGCGAGCCGGAGGACGTCGTCGTCGACGCCGACGGCAACCTGTGGGCCGGGGCGCTCGACGGCGGCATCGTCCGGATGCGGCCCGACGGCAGCGCGCCCGAGGTCGTCGGCAACACCGGCGGCCGACCGCTGGGCCTGGCGTTCACCCGCGACGGCCGGCTGCTGATCTGCGACAGCCCGCGCGGGCTGCTCGCCATGGACACCGCGAGCGGACGGATCGAGACCCTGGTCGACACCATCGATGACCGGGTTCTGCAGTTCTGCTCGAACGCCACCGAAACCGCCGACGGCGCAATCTATTTCACCGAGTCGACGAGCGCGTTCACCGTCGCCGACTACCTGGGCGCCATCCTGGAGGCCCGCGGCCGCGGCGCCCTGCACCGGCTCGACACCGACGGGCGCGTCACCACAGTCCTCGACGGCCTGTACTTCGCCAACGGCCTGACCCCGACCGCGGACGGTGCCGCGCTGGTGATCGCGGAGACCCAGGGCCGGCGGCTGTCGAAGTACTGGCTGACCGGGCCGCAGGCCGGCACGCTCACGCCGCTGGCCGGGCACCTGCCCGCGATGCCCGACAACCTCTCCACCGGGTCCGACGGCCGTATCTGGTGCGCGATGGTGACGCCCGCCAATCCGCTGGCCGACCGGCTCGCGGCCGGCCCGCCGCTGCTGCGCTCTCTGCTGTGGCGGCTGCCGCCGCGGCTTCAGCCCAAGCCCGAGGCCGTGGTGTGGGTGGTCGGCTTCGATCCCGACTCCGGCGACGCGATCGCCGGTGTGCGCACCACGCACCCGTCGTTCAGCATGGTCACCGGCGTGGTCGAGGCGCACGGGCGGCTCTGGCTGGGCAGCATCGGCGCGCCGTATCTGGGCGCGGTCGACGTGGCCGCCACCGCCCTCTGA
- a CDS encoding alpha/beta fold hydrolase: MSQRAPIHLGSGEPVLLLHPFMMSQNVWKDVAPRLADTGRYEVFAPTMAGHNGGRKNRSWLLDSATLADDVERYLDELGWDTAHIVGNSLGGWVAFELERRGRARSLIGIAPAGGWHRWTLAKYEIVFKFVMGLPVWLTAKVLGSAAARLPGARAAASVPISATTDGISDADMLDIIDDVTHCPAYYQLLLKALLMPGLMELSETGIPTYLVVCEKDRVLPHPRFTAHFRKHLPDATRFTQLDGVGHIPMFEAPDRIAEVIRQFLDEQIGAPPQQAIG; this comes from the coding sequence ATGAGCCAACGCGCGCCGATCCATCTCGGCTCCGGGGAACCCGTGCTGCTGCTGCACCCGTTCATGATGTCGCAGAACGTGTGGAAGGACGTCGCACCGCGGCTCGCCGACACGGGACGCTACGAGGTCTTCGCACCGACGATGGCCGGCCACAACGGGGGCCGGAAGAACCGGTCGTGGCTGCTGGACAGCGCCACACTGGCCGACGACGTCGAACGCTATCTCGACGAACTCGGCTGGGACACCGCCCACATCGTGGGCAACTCCCTCGGCGGCTGGGTCGCCTTCGAACTCGAGCGCCGCGGGCGGGCCCGCTCGCTGATCGGGATCGCGCCGGCCGGCGGCTGGCACCGCTGGACGCTCGCCAAATACGAGATCGTGTTCAAGTTCGTGATGGGGCTGCCGGTGTGGCTGACGGCCAAGGTGCTCGGCTCCGCGGCGGCGCGGCTGCCGGGAGCCCGGGCCGCGGCCAGCGTCCCGATCAGCGCCACCACCGACGGCATCAGCGACGCCGACATGCTCGACATCATCGACGACGTCACGCACTGCCCCGCCTACTACCAGCTGCTGCTCAAAGCGCTGCTGATGCCCGGACTGATGGAACTCAGCGAGACCGGCATCCCGACCTATCTGGTGGTGTGCGAGAAAGACCGGGTGCTGCCACATCCGCGGTTCACCGCGCACTTCCGCAAGCACCTGCCCGATGCCACCCGCTTCACCCAGCTCGACGGCGTGGGCCACATCCCGATGTTCGAGGCGCCGGACCGCATCGCCGAGGTGATCCGCCAGTTCCTCGACGAGCAGATCGGCGCGCCTCCGCAGCAGGCGATCGGCTGA
- a CDS encoding FMN-binding glutamate synthase family protein produces MGWAAKTAAAAASALATVAARDVLQRRHALLRNFPLVGHARYLLEAIGPELRQYIVAANDEERPFTRDQRRWIYASSKKENNYFGFGTDNDVEHTAGYPVIKHRTFGVAVPRSSPHAGHDVTVPCAKVIGASRGRAKAFRPQSVVNISAMSFGSLSGNAVEALNRGAALAGCLHNTGEGGISRYHRHGGDLVFQIGTAYFGCRDTDGRFDLDKLKEVVADAPVRALEIKLSQGAKPSLGGVLPAPKVSAEIAAARGVEEGRDCISPSRHAEFSDADSLLDWVEMLAAETGLPVGIKAAVGDLEFWCDLADLMSRTGRGVDFVTIDGGEGGTGAAPLIFTDTVSLPFQLGFCQVYRTFAERGLHEQVTFIGGGKLGLPDNAVMAFALGCDMVNIAREAMLAIGCVQAQKCHTDTCPTGVATQKAWLARGLVPDVKAERVANYIATLRRDLVKVAEACGVEHPGLIGTDSIDILDGRTRSTPLHEVYGYQPGMGLPSPTDREAIVGLMTDDRHVRSAPPSSVSAG; encoded by the coding sequence ATGGGCTGGGCCGCCAAAACTGCTGCCGCCGCCGCTTCCGCTCTCGCAACGGTGGCCGCGCGCGACGTTCTCCAGCGCCGACATGCGCTGCTCCGCAACTTCCCGCTCGTCGGGCACGCCCGGTATCTCCTCGAGGCCATCGGCCCCGAACTGCGGCAGTACATCGTCGCGGCCAACGACGAGGAGCGGCCGTTCACCCGGGACCAGCGTCGGTGGATCTACGCGTCGTCGAAGAAGGAGAACAACTATTTCGGCTTCGGCACCGACAACGACGTGGAACACACCGCCGGCTACCCGGTGATCAAACACCGCACCTTCGGGGTGGCCGTCCCGCGATCGTCGCCGCATGCCGGACACGACGTGACGGTGCCGTGCGCCAAGGTGATCGGTGCGTCGCGGGGCCGAGCGAAAGCCTTCCGGCCGCAGTCCGTCGTCAACATCTCGGCGATGAGCTTCGGGTCGCTGTCCGGCAACGCGGTCGAAGCCCTCAACCGCGGCGCCGCGCTCGCCGGGTGCCTGCACAACACCGGCGAGGGCGGCATCTCGCGCTACCACCGCCACGGGGGCGACCTGGTCTTCCAGATCGGGACCGCGTACTTCGGCTGCCGCGACACCGACGGCCGCTTCGATCTGGACAAACTCAAAGAGGTGGTCGCGGACGCGCCGGTCCGTGCGCTCGAGATCAAACTCAGCCAGGGCGCCAAACCGAGTCTCGGCGGCGTGTTGCCCGCACCGAAGGTGTCCGCCGAGATCGCCGCCGCCCGTGGCGTCGAGGAAGGGCGCGACTGCATCAGCCCGTCGCGGCACGCGGAGTTCTCCGACGCCGACAGCCTGCTCGACTGGGTCGAGATGCTGGCTGCCGAGACCGGTCTGCCGGTCGGCATCAAAGCGGCCGTCGGAGATCTCGAATTCTGGTGCGACCTGGCCGATCTGATGAGCCGGACAGGGCGCGGCGTCGACTTCGTCACCATCGACGGCGGCGAAGGCGGTACGGGCGCAGCACCGTTGATCTTCACCGACACCGTGTCGCTGCCGTTCCAACTCGGCTTCTGTCAGGTCTATCGCACGTTCGCCGAGCGTGGTCTGCACGAGCAGGTGACGTTCATCGGCGGCGGAAAACTCGGACTGCCCGACAACGCGGTCATGGCCTTCGCGCTCGGCTGCGACATGGTCAACATCGCGCGGGAGGCGATGCTGGCGATCGGATGCGTGCAGGCGCAGAAGTGCCACACCGACACCTGCCCCACCGGGGTGGCCACCCAGAAGGCCTGGCTGGCCCGCGGTCTGGTCCCGGACGTCAAAGCCGAGCGCGTCGCGAACTACATCGCGACGCTGCGCCGGGACCTGGTCAAGGTGGCCGAGGCGTGCGGCGTCGAGCATCCCGGCCTCATCGGTACCGACTCGATCGACATCCTCGACGGCAGAACGCGCTCCACACCGCTGCACGAGGTGTACGGATATCAACCGGGTATGGGCCTGCCGTCACCGACGGATCGCGAGGCGATCGTCGGATTGATGACCGACGACCGGCACGTCCGCTCGGCGCCGCCGTCGTCGGTGTCGGCCGGCTGA
- a CDS encoding exodeoxyribonuclease III yields the protein MIVSTVNVNGIRAAVKQRSAENLGLLPWLKETAADVVCLQETRADDEQLADALAPTLADGWHLASAAPHVKGRNGVALLSRAPIDAVRIGCGADEFAEHGRYLEVDTAGLTVGSVYVPTGEAETDRQLEKERFMAAVAARMAVLLAAGADAVLCGDWNIAHTENDIKNWRGNVKRAGFLPRERQWLTDLLATGWVDVVRAAHGDVAGPYAWWSWRGKAFDNDAGWRIDYQLATPALAARVTAARTERPEAYALRWSDHAPVTVHYG from the coding sequence GTGATCGTCAGCACCGTCAACGTCAACGGCATCCGCGCGGCGGTCAAGCAGCGCTCCGCGGAGAACCTCGGGCTGCTGCCGTGGCTGAAGGAGACAGCCGCCGACGTGGTGTGCCTGCAGGAGACCCGCGCCGACGACGAGCAGCTCGCCGATGCGCTCGCACCCACGCTGGCCGACGGCTGGCACCTGGCGTCGGCCGCGCCGCACGTCAAGGGCCGCAACGGAGTCGCCCTGCTGTCCCGCGCGCCGATCGATGCCGTCCGGATCGGTTGTGGCGCAGACGAATTCGCTGAGCATGGCCGCTACCTCGAGGTGGACACGGCGGGACTGACGGTGGGCAGCGTGTACGTGCCGACCGGTGAGGCGGAGACCGACCGGCAGCTGGAGAAGGAGCGGTTCATGGCCGCGGTCGCGGCGCGGATGGCCGTCCTGCTGGCGGCCGGTGCCGATGCGGTGCTGTGCGGCGACTGGAACATCGCCCACACCGAGAACGACATCAAAAACTGGCGCGGCAACGTCAAGCGGGCGGGCTTTCTGCCCCGGGAGCGGCAGTGGCTCACCGACCTGTTGGCCACCGGCTGGGTGGACGTGGTCCGTGCCGCGCACGGCGACGTCGCCGGGCCCTACGCGTGGTGGTCGTGGCGCGGCAAGGCGTTCGACAACGACGCCGGATGGCGCATCGACTACCAGCTCGCCACCCCGGCGCTGGCGGCGCGGGTGACCGCGGCGCGCACCGAGCGGCCGGAGGCGTATGCGCTGCGGTGGTCCGATCACGCGCCGGTGACCGTCCACTACGGGTGA
- a CDS encoding D-alanyl-D-alanine carboxypeptidase family protein, which translates to MATSRMLCARASALVMAAMLACAPAAVAEPNAAPAPPTCPYRETTPPAVDSSEVPEAGDPPAPLPVPAKPMGGDALSGCGIITAPGTPPVPGDVSADAWLVADLDSGDVIAARDPHGRHRPASIIKVLVAMQSIRDLPLHKVIAGTVDDANAEGTRVGVGEGGFYSINDLLHGLLMHSGNDAAHALAMQLGGMDATLTKLNSLASKLGARDTRVATPSGLDGPGMSTSAYDIGLFYRYAWNNPVFANIVHTQEFSFPGRGDAGYPIENDNKLLANYPGALGGKTGYTDDAGQTFVGAANHDGRRLVAILMHGTRQPIAPWEQAARLLDYGFATAPGTKVGTLVEPDPSLAVTKQDPAAAATTNKANAVLPDVDAMPVRVGVGVVGAVIVFALIMAARALNRRPSG; encoded by the coding sequence ATGGCGACCTCGAGGATGCTCTGTGCGCGCGCGTCAGCGCTGGTCATGGCGGCGATGCTGGCCTGCGCCCCGGCCGCGGTCGCCGAACCGAACGCTGCGCCGGCTCCCCCCACCTGCCCGTACCGGGAGACGACGCCGCCCGCGGTCGACTCCTCGGAGGTCCCCGAGGCCGGCGATCCGCCCGCCCCGCTGCCCGTGCCGGCCAAGCCGATGGGCGGAGACGCCCTGTCCGGCTGCGGCATCATCACCGCCCCCGGCACCCCGCCGGTGCCCGGTGACGTCTCCGCCGACGCCTGGCTGGTCGCCGACCTCGACAGCGGCGACGTGATCGCCGCCCGCGACCCCCACGGCAGGCACCGGCCCGCCAGCATCATCAAGGTGCTCGTCGCGATGCAGTCCATCCGCGATCTGCCGCTGCACAAGGTCATCGCCGGCACCGTCGACGACGCGAACGCCGAAGGCACGCGGGTCGGCGTCGGCGAGGGCGGCTTCTACTCCATCAACGACCTGCTGCACGGGCTGCTCATGCACTCCGGTAACGACGCCGCGCACGCCCTGGCGATGCAACTCGGCGGCATGGACGCGACGCTGACGAAGCTGAACTCGCTGGCGAGCAAGCTGGGCGCCCGCGACACCCGCGTCGCCACCCCGTCGGGTCTCGACGGCCCGGGCATGAGCACGTCGGCCTACGACATCGGGTTGTTCTACCGGTACGCGTGGAACAATCCCGTCTTCGCCAATATCGTTCACACCCAGGAGTTCTCGTTCCCCGGCCGCGGTGACGCGGGCTACCCGATCGAGAACGACAACAAGCTGCTCGCCAACTACCCGGGCGCCCTGGGCGGGAAGACCGGGTACACCGACGACGCCGGGCAGACGTTCGTCGGCGCCGCGAACCACGACGGCCGCCGCCTCGTCGCCATCCTCATGCACGGCACCCGGCAACCGATCGCGCCGTGGGAGCAGGCCGCACGGCTGCTCGACTACGGATTCGCCACCGCGCCGGGCACCAAGGTGGGCACGCTCGTCGAACCCGACCCGTCGCTCGCCGTGACCAAACAGGATCCGGCCGCCGCGGCGACCACCAACAAGGCCAACGCCGTGCTGCCCGACGTCGACGCGATGCCGGTCCGGGTCGGGGTCGGCGTGGTCGGCGCCGTCATCGTGTTCGCGCTCATCATGGCCGCCCGCGCGCTGAACCGTCGTCCTTCGGGCTGA
- a CDS encoding bifunctional o-acetylhomoserine/o-acetylserine sulfhydrylase yields the protein MSTVDAVDPTSGWAFETKQVHAGQSPDAATNARALPIYQTTSYAFRDTDHAAALFGLAEPGNIYTRIMNPTTDVVEQRIAALEGGVAALFLASGQAAETFAILNLANAGDHVVSSPRLYGGTYNLFHYSLPKLGIEVSFVDDPDSAESWRAAARPNTKAFFAETISNPQIDVLDIPTVAAVAHEVGVPLIVDNTIATPYLVQPISHGADIVVHSATKYLGGHGTAIAGVIVDGGTFDWTNGRFPGFTEPDPSYHGVVFAELGAPAYALKARVQLLRDLGSAASPFNAFLIAQGLETLSLRVERHVANAQRVAEFLAGRADVISVNYAGLPTSPWYELGKKLAPKGTGAVLAFELDGGIEAGKAFVNALTLHSHVANIGDVRSLVIHPASTTHAQLSPEEQLATGVTPGLVRLAVGIEGIDDILADLERGFSAAAAVRDQSATAAATDPHAVASF from the coding sequence ATGAGCACCGTTGACGCCGTCGACCCCACGAGTGGTTGGGCGTTCGAGACCAAGCAGGTGCACGCCGGCCAGTCGCCCGACGCGGCCACCAACGCCAGGGCCCTGCCGATCTACCAGACCACCAGCTACGCATTCCGCGACACCGACCACGCCGCGGCGCTGTTCGGGCTCGCCGAGCCGGGCAACATCTACACCCGCATCATGAACCCGACGACCGACGTCGTCGAACAGCGCATCGCGGCGCTGGAAGGCGGTGTGGCGGCGCTGTTTCTGGCCTCCGGGCAGGCGGCGGAGACGTTCGCGATCCTCAACCTCGCCAACGCCGGCGATCACGTCGTGTCCAGCCCGCGCCTCTACGGCGGCACGTACAACCTGTTCCACTACTCGCTGCCGAAGCTGGGCATCGAGGTCAGCTTCGTCGACGACCCCGACAGCGCGGAGTCCTGGCGGGCGGCCGCACGGCCGAACACCAAGGCGTTCTTCGCCGAGACGATCTCCAACCCGCAGATCGACGTGCTCGACATCCCCACCGTCGCGGCCGTCGCGCACGAGGTCGGCGTGCCGTTGATCGTGGACAACACCATCGCCACGCCGTACCTGGTCCAGCCGATCAGCCACGGCGCCGACATCGTCGTGCACTCGGCCACCAAGTACCTCGGGGGGCACGGGACCGCGATCGCCGGCGTGATCGTCGACGGCGGCACCTTCGACTGGACCAACGGCAGGTTCCCGGGGTTCACCGAACCGGACCCGAGCTACCACGGCGTCGTGTTCGCCGAACTGGGCGCGCCCGCCTACGCGCTCAAGGCCCGCGTGCAGCTGCTGCGCGACCTCGGCTCGGCCGCCTCGCCGTTCAACGCGTTCCTGATCGCCCAGGGGCTCGAGACGCTCAGCCTGCGCGTCGAACGGCACGTCGCCAACGCCCAACGCGTCGCCGAATTTCTCGCCGGGCGTGCGGACGTGATCTCGGTGAACTACGCGGGTCTGCCGACCTCACCGTGGTACGAGCTCGGAAAGAAGCTGGCGCCCAAGGGAACCGGCGCGGTGCTGGCGTTCGAGCTGGACGGCGGCATCGAGGCCGGGAAGGCGTTCGTCAACGCGCTGACGCTGCACAGCCACGTCGCCAACATCGGCGACGTCCGTTCTCTGGTGATCCATCCGGCCTCGACGACGCACGCGCAGCTGTCCCCCGAGGAGCAACTGGCCACCGGCGTCACGCCCGGGCTGGTGCGGCTGGCGGTCGGCATCGAGGGCATCGACGACATCCTCGCCGACCTCGAGCGGGGGTTCTCCGCCGCTGCGGCCGTGCGCGACCAGTCGGCCACTGCGGCCGCGACCGACCCGCACGCCGTGGCGTCGTTCTAG
- the trpS gene encoding tryptophan--tRNA ligase yields the protein MTSTAKPVVFSGAQPTSDSLHLGNALGAVAQWVGLQDGNDAFFCVVDLHAITVPQDPQTLRRRTLVTAAQYLALGVDPQRATVFVQSHVPAHAELTWILGCFTGFGQASRMTQFKDKSQKQGAEATTVGLFTYPVLMAADVLLYDTDLVPVGEDQRQHLELARDVAQRVNARFPDTFVIPEPMIPKATAKIYDLADPTAKMSKSAATDAGLISLLDDPAKTAKKIRSAVTDSEREIRFDPVAKPGVSNLLTIQSAVTGADIDKLVEGYAGRGYGDLKKETAEAVVEFVTPIKARVDELLTDQAELESVLASGARRAREVSGKTMRRVYERLGFLRPPTTD from the coding sequence ATGACCAGCACAGCCAAGCCCGTCGTCTTCTCCGGCGCGCAACCCACGTCCGACTCGCTGCATCTCGGCAACGCGTTGGGGGCGGTGGCCCAGTGGGTGGGTCTGCAGGACGGCAACGACGCCTTCTTCTGTGTCGTCGATCTGCACGCGATCACGGTTCCGCAGGACCCCCAGACGCTGCGCAGGCGCACGCTGGTGACCGCCGCGCAGTACCTCGCGCTCGGCGTCGATCCGCAGCGCGCCACCGTGTTCGTGCAGAGCCACGTGCCGGCGCACGCCGAATTGACCTGGATCCTGGGCTGTTTCACCGGCTTCGGGCAGGCGTCTCGGATGACGCAGTTCAAGGACAAGTCGCAGAAGCAGGGTGCCGAGGCGACCACGGTCGGGCTCTTCACCTATCCGGTGCTGATGGCCGCCGACGTGTTGCTCTACGACACCGACCTGGTGCCCGTCGGGGAGGATCAGCGCCAGCACCTGGAGCTCGCCCGCGACGTCGCCCAGCGGGTCAACGCCCGGTTCCCCGACACGTTCGTCATCCCCGAGCCGATGATCCCCAAGGCCACGGCCAAGATCTACGACCTGGCCGACCCGACGGCCAAGATGAGCAAGTCGGCGGCCACCGACGCCGGCCTGATCAGCCTGCTCGACGATCCGGCGAAGACGGCCAAGAAGATCCGGTCCGCGGTCACCGACAGCGAACGCGAGATCCGGTTCGACCCGGTGGCCAAGCCCGGGGTGTCCAACCTGCTGACCATCCAGTCGGCGGTGACCGGCGCCGACATCGACAAGCTGGTCGAAGGCTACGCGGGCCGCGGTTACGGCGACCTGAAGAAGGAGACCGCCGAGGCGGTGGTCGAGTTCGTCACGCCGATCAAGGCTCGCGTCGACGAGTTGCTCACCGACCAGGCCGAATTGGAGAGTGTGCTGGCCAGCGGCGCCCGGCGGGCGCGTGAGGTGTCTGGGAAAACGATGCGGCGGGTATATGAGCGGTTAGGGTTCCTCAGACCACCCACGACGGACTGA
- the yhjD gene encoding inner membrane protein YhjD, producing the protein MTAPASSADPDADSEPGLLDRLRARMPWFDHVMRAQQRYNDSKGDFYAAGITYFTIFALFPLLMIGFAIGGFVLASQPQWLNAVESRIRSSVSGDLGQQLVQLMDSAIDSRGTVGLIGLATATWAGLGWMANIREALSQMWGLYRDETPGFVRTKLSDLGALLSTFLAIVVTVALSALGNSSVIGKILTWVGFPDSLVLSLVLRVASIVVSILVSWLLFTWMIARLPRESISFRSSVRAGLIAAVGFEIFKLVASIYLRSVLTGPAGATFGPVLGLMVFAYITARLVLFSTAWAATTPENMGEAPVPPPGPAVIRNRIITRPGLRPWETAAAVAAGALGALGLSRWRRVSPKDDGSARGRP; encoded by the coding sequence ATGACTGCGCCAGCCAGCTCAGCCGACCCCGACGCCGACTCCGAACCCGGCTTGCTGGACCGGCTGCGCGCCCGTATGCCGTGGTTCGACCACGTGATGCGTGCCCAGCAGCGCTACAACGACAGCAAGGGCGATTTCTACGCCGCGGGGATCACGTACTTCACGATCTTCGCGCTGTTCCCCCTGTTGATGATCGGCTTCGCGATCGGCGGCTTCGTGCTGGCCAGCCAGCCGCAATGGCTCAACGCGGTCGAGAGCCGGATCCGCTCGTCGGTCAGCGGTGACCTGGGCCAGCAGCTCGTGCAGTTGATGGACTCGGCGATCGATTCGCGCGGAACGGTGGGGTTGATCGGCCTGGCCACCGCGACGTGGGCGGGCCTGGGCTGGATGGCCAACATCCGTGAGGCGCTCAGCCAGATGTGGGGCCTCTACCGCGACGAGACCCCGGGGTTCGTCCGCACCAAGCTCTCGGATCTGGGTGCGTTGCTGTCGACGTTTTTGGCCATCGTCGTCACCGTCGCGCTCTCGGCGCTGGGCAACTCCTCGGTGATCGGGAAGATCCTCACCTGGGTGGGCTTCCCCGACTCTCTGGTGCTGAGCCTGGTGCTGCGCGTGGCGTCGATCGTGGTGTCGATCCTGGTGTCGTGGCTGCTGTTCACGTGGATGATCGCCCGGCTGCCGCGGGAGTCGATCAGTTTCCGCAGCAGTGTGCGGGCCGGGCTGATCGCCGCGGTCGGGTTCGAGATCTTCAAGCTGGTCGCGTCGATCTACCTGCGCTCGGTGCTCACCGGGCCCGCGGGCGCGACGTTCGGGCCCGTGCTCGGCCTGATGGTGTTCGCCTACATCACCGCCCGGCTGGTGCTGTTCTCCACGGCCTGGGCCGCGACGACGCCCGAGAACATGGGCGAAGCCCCGGTGCCGCCTCCCGGGCCGGCCGTCATCCGCAACCGCATCATCACCCGCCCGGGACTGCGGCCCTGGGAGACGGCGGCGGCGGTCGCGGCGGGAGCGCTCGGGGCACTCGGTCTCTCGCGGTGGCGGCGGGTCAGCCCGAAGGACGACGGTTCAGCGCGCGGGCGGCCATGA
- a CDS encoding metallophosphoesterase: MFLLIVGSVLGLMTLYVWKRSIRDTTGPGRARRILSLVLVVLTFVLVAALVVPRLAGIAASRWVAWPGYLWLGVLAYLFLILLVLEPVRWALWVRRRRGAPRAEPDRQVDRRQFLSRSAAVAAGAAAVGVVGAGVATALGPPDILRVPVRLARLDPSLDGFRIAVVSDIHLGPLLGRSHTERIVRLINETEPDLVAVVGDLVDGTVAELGSAAEPLRDLVSREGTFFVTGNHEYFVDDTAEWMVELERLGLHVLRNENTWIGRGAAGLHLAGVNDVGGAERSDPPDFDRALAGVGSAAPTVLLAHQPVQVADAAARGVDLQLSGHTHGGQMWPFHYAVRLAQPALAGLSTVQGTQLYVTRGAGFWGPPVRVGARPDISVLSLQSG, from the coding sequence ATGTTCCTGTTGATCGTCGGCTCGGTCCTCGGGCTGATGACCCTCTACGTCTGGAAACGGTCGATCCGCGACACCACCGGACCCGGACGTGCGCGACGGATCCTGTCGCTCGTCCTCGTGGTGCTGACGTTCGTGCTGGTGGCCGCCCTGGTGGTCCCCCGCCTCGCGGGCATCGCGGCGTCCCGGTGGGTGGCGTGGCCGGGTTACCTGTGGCTGGGCGTGCTGGCCTACCTGTTCCTGATCCTGCTGGTGCTCGAGCCGGTGCGGTGGGCGCTGTGGGTCCGGCGCCGGCGCGGGGCGCCGCGCGCCGAGCCCGACCGGCAGGTGGATCGGCGCCAGTTCCTGTCCCGGTCCGCCGCGGTCGCGGCCGGGGCGGCGGCCGTCGGTGTCGTCGGCGCCGGGGTGGCGACCGCGCTCGGTCCGCCGGACATCCTGCGGGTGCCGGTCCGGCTGGCCCGGCTCGACCCGTCCCTCGACGGCTTCCGGATCGCGGTCGTGTCGGACATCCACCTCGGCCCGCTGCTGGGCCGCAGTCACACCGAACGGATCGTGCGGCTGATCAACGAGACCGAGCCGGACCTCGTCGCGGTCGTCGGCGATCTGGTCGACGGCACGGTCGCCGAACTCGGGTCCGCGGCCGAACCGCTGCGCGATCTGGTGTCGCGGGAGGGCACGTTCTTCGTCACCGGCAATCACGAGTACTTCGTCGACGACACCGCGGAGTGGATGGTCGAACTCGAACGGCTCGGCCTGCATGTGCTGCGCAACGAGAACACCTGGATCGGGCGGGGTGCCGCCGGGTTGCACCTCGCGGGCGTCAACGACGTCGGCGGCGCCGAGAGGTCGGACCCGCCGGACTTCGACCGCGCGCTGGCCGGCGTGGGCTCCGCGGCGCCGACGGTCCTGCTCGCCCATCAGCCCGTCCAGGTCGCCGACGCCGCGGCGCGCGGGGTGGATCTGCAGCTGTCCGGCCACACCCACGGCGGCCAGATGTGGCCGTTCCACTACGCCGTGCGCCTGGCTCAGCCCGCCCTCGCGGGGCTGTCGACGGTGCAGGGGACCCAGCTGTATGTCACCCGCGGCGCCGGGTTCTGGGGTCCGCCGGTGCGGGTCGGCGCGCGGCCGGACATCAGCGTGCTGTCGCTGCAGAGCGGCTGA